The Vibrio tarriae genome includes the window ATGAGATGTCTTGCGCTGTTCTTGGCCGTGAGCGATGGCACGCTCGACTAAGGTGAGGGTTTCATCAACATCAAAAGGCTTGGGAAGATATTCGAATGCGCCTTGTTGGTAGGCATTGACGGCGGCATCCAGATCCGAATGCGCGGTCATAATGATCACCGGAAGTTCAGGGGTGCGTTGGTGCACTTGATTGAGCAGAGCAATACCATCCATCCCTGGCATGCGAATGTCTGAGACGAGAACGTCGGGAGTTTCACGCTCCAGTGCCAGCAGTACACTTTCCGCATCTGCGAATGTTTCGCATTTTATATGGGCTGAAGAGAGCGTTTTCTCCATCACCCAGCGAATGGAACTATCATCATCGACAACCCAGACGTATCCTCTACTCATAGACAATCCTTAACAGCAATTCAAAATTGGCAAATAAATGGTAAACACGGTGCGTCCTGGCCAGCTTTGCACCTCTATTTTTCCCTGATGTTGATCGATCAGGTTTTGTGAAATGGATAACCCCAAGCCTGTGCCTCCTTCGCGGCCACTCACCATGGGATAAAACAACGTATCTTGCAGTTCGGGAGGGATACCGGGGCCGTTATCGATAATCTCGATGCTGGCGACGAGCTTATGGCGTTGACCATGGATATTGGCTTGATGCACTGTTCTGGTGCGCAAGGTGATCACGCCGTGCGTTTGGTTAGCCAAAATTTGCGCCGCATTACTGACAATGTTCAATAAGGCTTGTTCGATTTGATCTGTGTCCATCAAGATGTTGGGCAGACTCGGATCATAATCGCGCTCAAAGACCAAATTAGCTCCCGCTTCTAACTCGACCAACTGACGCACCTTCTCCAAAATCAGGTGAAGGTTTTCCCATTTTTTCTCCCCCGGTCGTTGCGGGCCGAGTAAGCGATCAACCAAACCCCGCAAGCGATCTGCCTGTTCGATGATGATTTGGGTATATTCAATAAGGGCGGGATCGGGAAGCATACGCTCTAAAAGCTGAGCCGCACCTCTTAAACCGCCCAAGGGATTTTTGATTTCATGAGCCAATCCTCTGACCAATAACTTAGCCGCTTGTTGCTGAGCGTGTTGGTTGAGTTCTTGGGTGAGTCTGCGTTGTTGGCCGATCGTGCGCATTTCGGCCAGTAAGAGCAGCTCTTTGTGCCACGAAATTGGGCTGACGGTGACTTCGAGCATTAAGGGTTTGCTATCAATCACCAAAGTGACATCGCTGTCAGTAATGCTCTGTCCGCTCTGTAGTGGTTGCGTGAGCAGTTGTAAATCGAGAGACGAATGTTGCACCAATTGATTTAAACTTTGATTCATCAAGCGTTTGGCGCTTTGTGAAAATAACTGTTCAGCGGCAGGGTTGGCGTAGCGAATCATCAATGACTCATCCAAAATGAGCACTGATGTGACCTGATTATTAATGATGGTTTGGCTTAATTCTGCACTCACACTCATTCTCGCTCGATGATCTTAGGCTTGTTGAGTGATGCACAAAATTGGTGCATCACTCAACAAGTATGGCGCAAGGGGGGGCAAACAAAAAGAACATTCCCCTAGGCGATCGAGCTAACGGTCACATCCTGCGGTTATTTCACCGTGGCTCGATGCAAATGCACCGTGATAATCGATGAAGATGCAATTATCTTGCCGCTTTCAATCGCTTGGATGGTAAAGGTATGAGTACCGCGATCGACATTCTTTAATTCCCATACCGCTTGGTTGGTGGGGGCACCATAAGGTCGACCATCCATCATCAATTGCAATTGCTCACCAATAGAGAGTTTTCGGTTGAGTTCAGAGCGAATGATGATAGTGCCGCTGTTACTGCGTACTGTATCGTCATGTTTGGGTGAGACTAAACTAATTTTTAGCGGCTCAAGAGTTTCAGGTACGGGAGACGCTGTCGAATCGGTTGGTTCCGTTTTAGAGGCAGCTACATTACTAAGTCCTGTTTTAGCCTCCGTTTCTGTTGTGACAGGCTGAGTTGAGTCGAAGCTAGGGGCTGGAGCTTGCGCTTCGTAATCCGGTAGATGGATGGATTTTGCTTTGTCACTTTGCGGACTGTCACTAAAGTGCAGAACCCCTTTTTCATCGACCCAAGTGTAGACATTTTGCGCAGTGATCTGTGGCACCCAAAGCAAACTAATGAGTAGCCATAGAAGACGAGACGATGGCATATATCACCTCAATGACATTAATGATTCACGTTATGGATCATGAGCTTATGCTCATGGTTGGAATTGTAAGCCACATGTTAAAACGAATATTCAAAGGACTGAATATGCAAAAGGCTCGCCTGCGAGGCGAGCCTTAATATTGATGTAATCTAAGTTACTTTTTACACAGACTGAGAATTAAACTGAGTAGTACAGCTCAAACTCAAGTGGGTGTACAGCAACGTTCACACGCTCTACATCTTTGGTTTTCAGCTCGATGTAAGAATCGATGAAATCGTCAGAGAATACGCCACCGGCAGTGAGGAACTCACGGTCTGCATCAAGGTACTGCAGAGCTTGTTGTAGTGATTCTGCTACTTTTGGAATCTCTGCCGCTTCTTCTGCTGGTAGGTCATACAGATCTTTGTCCATCGCTTCTCCTGGATGGATCTTGTTCTTGATACCGTCAAGACCAGCCATCAGCAGTGCAGCAAATGCCAAGTATGGGTTAGCCGCTGGATCTGGGAAGCGAACTTCGATACGGCGTGCTTTCGGGCTAGGTACCACTGGGATACGGATAGATGCCGAACGGTTACGCGCAGAGTAAGCCAGCATTACTGGTGCTTCATAGTGAGGAACCAGGCGCTTGTATGAGTTGGTGGATGGGTTTGTGATAGCATTCAGCGCGCGAGCGTGCTTGATAACACCACCGATGTAGTAAAGCGCCATTTCAGAGAGGCCGCCGTACTTGTCACCCGCAAATAGGTTAACGCCATCTTTCGCCAGAGATTGGTGAACGTGCATACCTGAGCCGTTGTCGCCAACCAGTGGTTTAGGCATGAAAGTCGCAGTTTTACCAAATGCGTGAGCCACGTTGTGAACCACGTACTTGTAGATTTGGATTTCGTCTGCTTTCGTGGTGAGCGTGTTAAAGCGAGTCGCGATTTCGTTCTGACCCGCAGTTGCTACTTCATGGTGGTGCGCTTCCACAACCAGACCCATTTCTTCCATGATTAGACACATGGCTGAACGGATGTCTTGTGATGAGTCAACGGGAGCAACTGGGAAGTAACCGCCTTTTACGCCTGGACGGTGACCTTTGTTACCATCTTCGTATTCAGTACCTGTGTTCCATGCCGCTTCAACGTCGTCAATCTTGAAGAATGAACCAGACATGTTGGTGGCAAACTTCACATCGTCAAACAGGAAGAACTCTGGCTCTGGACCAACAAGAACCGTGTCTGCGATACCTGTAGAGCGCATGTATTCTTCTGCGCGTTTTGCGATAGAACGTGGGTCACGGTCGTAACCTTGCATAGTCGCAGGCTCTAAGATGTCACAACGAATGTTCAGCGTAGCATCTTCAGTGAATGGGTCGAGCACAGCGGAAGATGGATCTGGCATCATCACCATGTCGGATTCGTTGATACCTTTCCAGCCAGCCACAGAAGAACCATCGAACATTTTACCGTCTTCGAAGAAGTCAGCATCAATTTGGTGAGCAGGGATAGAGATATGTTGTTCTTTACCCTTGGTGTCTGTGAAGCGTAGGTCAACAAACTTAACTTCGTTTTCTTGGATCAGCGATAAAACATTTTCTACTGACATCTTGGATAACCTCCGGTGTTAATAAGCGGTATGGGCTCGAGTCTTAAATAAAGTCGGCAAAGATTACTGCGTTGTACTATGGGTAACCGATGCTGAAATTAATAAAGCGAAAAGCGTGCCATGTTTATAAATCCAATATAATTCATGGTTTTGGTGCTGGAAGGTTTGCTTTTTGATGAGCTTGTGCACCAAAAAGATCCTCAGTTGCACTATTGTGGTGCGTATGCGATTGCTCTGCACCATGTTTTACCAAAACGTTTGCTATTTCGCGCTCAATCACTGGGGATGTCAATGGCTGTTAAGCCGGAAAAGTTAGAGATAAGTAAAGATGGCGAGCGAAATGAAGAAAAAGTCGACGATTTCAGCGCGACAGATCACATATTTCTAGGTTTTCCGCTAAAATCTGGTACATTATTGGCCGTTTTTGAACCATGTTCGGCGACTGCTTTAAGCAGTCAGCCTCAATGAAAAGTGAAGCAAACCCCGATGACCACTCCGCAAATTGAAAAATTAAGAAACATCGCGATTATCGCGCACGTTGACCACGGTAAAACCACCCTGGTTGACAAACTGCTCCAGCAATCCGGCACGTTAGAGTCTCGCGGTGATGTTGAAGAGCGAGTCATGGACTCGAACGACATTGAAAAAGAGCGTGGTATCACCATTTTGGCGAAAAACACCGCCATCAACTGGAATGATTACCGTATCAACATCGTAGACACCCCAGGACACGCGGACTTCGGTGGCGAAGTTGAGCGTATTATGTCGATGGTAGACTCAGTTCTGCTGATCGTTGACGCAGTAGATGGCCCGATGCCACAAACTCGCTTCGTAACCCAAAAAGCGTTTGCGCACGGTTTGAAGCCAATCGTTGTTATTAACAAAATTGACCGTCCGGGCGCACGTCCTGATTGGGTTATGGATCAGGTATTTGACCTGTTCGACAACCTAGGTGCGACGGACGAACAGCTTGACTTCCAAGTGGTATATGCTTCAGCGCTGAACGGTTGGGCAACTCTGGTTGAAGGCGAAACGGGCGAGAACATGGAACCGCTGTTCCAAGCGATCGTGGATAACGTTGCTGCGCCACAAGTTGACCTTGATGGCCCACTGCAAATGCAAATTTCTCAGCTCGATTACAGCTCTTACGTAGGTGTTATCGGTGTTGGTCGTATCAAGCGCGGTAAAGTAAAACCAAACCAACAAGTGACCGTTATCGGTGCGGATGGTAAGAAACGTAACGGCAAAATCGGTACGGTTCTGGGCTACCTTGGTCTGCAACGTTCTGAAACTGACCAAGCCACCGCTGGTGACATCGTTGCGGTAACCGGTCTGGGTGAGCTGAAAATCTCTGACACTATCTGTGATGTGAATGCTCTAGAAGCGCTACCACCACTGAGCGTAGATGAGCCAACCGTAACCATGACCTTCCAAGTAAACACCTCTCCATTCGCGGGTAAAGAAGGTAAGTTCGTGACTTCACGTAACATCCTTGAGCGTCTGGAAAAAGAGCTGGTACATAACGTAGCACTGCGTGTTGAACAAACGGAAGATCCAGACAAATTCCGCGTTTCAGGTCGTGGTGAACTTCACCTATCGATCCTGATCGAAAACATGCGTCGTGAAGGCTTTGAGCTGGCAGTATCTCGTCCAGAAGTTATTCTGAAGCACGAAGACGGCCAACTGATGGAACCGTTTGAAACGGTCACCATCGACGTGCAAGAAGAGCACCAAGGCGGCATCATGGAGAAAATCGGCATGCGTAAAGGCGAGCTGAAAGACATGTCTCCAGATGGCAAAGGCCGTATCCGTATGGATTTTGTGATGCCTTCTCGTGGCCTGATCGGTTTCCAAACTGAATTCATGACTCTGACGTCAGGTTCAGGTCTGCTGTACCATTCATTTGACCACTACGGTCCACACAAAGGCGGCGTAATCGGTCAGCGTGTGAACGGTGTTCTGGTTTCTAACGGTACGGGTAAAGCGCTAACGAACGCGCTGTTCAACCTGCAAGAGCGTGGCCGTATGTTTATTGGTCACGGTGTGGAAGTTTACGAAGGTATGGTGATCGGTATTCACAGCCGTGATAACGACCTGACAGTAAACCCACTGAAAGGTAAGCAGCTGACCAACGTTCGTGCTTCGGGTACTGATGATGCGCAGGTTCTAACGCCGCCAATCATTATGTCTCTTGAGCAAGCTCTGGAATTTATCGATGACGACGAGCTGGTAGAAGTAACGCCAGTGAGCATCCGTATCCGTAAACGCTTCCTGACCGAAAACGATCGTAAGCGTGCTTCTCGTGATGCGAAATAATCACTGACTCTAGCTTCTTCTGCTAGATAAGTTATGTAAGCCCTTAGCTGTCACCAGTTAGGGGCTTTATTTTTACTGCGAGAGAATTGACTCCGGAGGGAAGGAATCGTATGTCGATCGTGATTATTTCTGGCGGTCCGGGTGCTGGAAAAACCACTTTGTTGAATGCGCTGACAGAGCGTGGTTATGCCACCTATCCAGAAATACCTCGCCAATTAATTGAGCAAGAAAGCTTAAAACAGGATGGCATTTTGCCTTGGCATGATTTGCCCGCCTTTGCCGAACTCTGCTATGACGCCATGTTGGTGCAAAAACAGTCTGCGCAGAGTGCGTCGATAGCGTTTTTGGATCGCGCGATCCCCGATATTTGTGCGTACTTATTGGGCGCAGAGTTGGCGGTGCCTGCCAAATATTGGTCAGCGAGCTCGGGCTATCATCCACAAGTGTTGATGTGTCAACCCAGCGCAATCACTTATCAACAAGATGAAGTACGACCATACTCGCTCGAAGAAGCCGTGCACATTCATCACGAGTTAGTGAAGACTTACTCAGGGCTAGGTTATGAATGTATTGAGGTGCCAATGGCGAGTGTTGAGCATCGCGTGGCATTTGTGTTAACCACCTTATCCGTGGCAGGATAATCTCAATCAACTGACAAGGATGAGCTATGAAATTGACTCACTCTTTTATGAAGCAGCAGGCTCGGAGAGGGCTGCACTTTTCCCGCTATCTACTGTCTCGGATGAACCATGACCGAGTCAATGTGAATGCGGGCTATCTGGCTTACATCACGTTATTATCAATGGTGCCAATGCTTACCGTGCTGCTGTCGATCCTCTCTTCCTTTGCTCTTTTTGCGAACGCTGGAGAAGTAATCCAAGATTTTGTGATCACCCATTTTGTGCCCGCGGCAGGGGAGGTAGTCAAAACCGCGTTAACCGAATTTGTGGCTAATACCGGCAAGATGACCGCTGTGGGCGGCGCGTTTTTGTTTGTTGCTGCCGTCATGCTGATTTCCAATATCGACAAAAATTTGAACTACATTTGGCGAGTGCAGCAAAAACGTCGCGCGGTGTTTTCGTTTTCCATGTACTGGATGATTTTGACGCTCGGTCCGATTTTAGTTGGTGCAAGTATTGCTGCGACGTCGTACATCACTTCGCTCATGATCCTAGATCATGAAGCACTTTCTGGGGCTTATCACCTACTGTTGCGTTGGCTGCCCTTTGTGCTCTCATTTTGTGCATTTGTTGGTTTGTATGTGCTAGTTCCTAACAAAAAGGTTTATGTACGACATGCGATGATGGGAGCTTTGATTGCCGCCGTCTTGTTTGAGCTGAGCAAAAAAGGCTTTGCCGCCTACATTACTCAGTTTCCTTCTTATCAGTTGATATACGGAGCGCTTGCCGCAATTCCCATTCTCTTTGTTTGGGTGTATTTATGTTGGTTCATTGTGTTGGTGGGCGCAGAGGTGACAGCTGCTCTGGGCGAGCGTGAGCACTGGAGTGACTCACAAGGCATGCTACACTTTGCGGCATCACAAAAAAATGAAGTAGAGGAAAAACAGAGTGATAGCACTGATCCAACGAGTAAGTGAAGCCGCAGTACGGGTTGATGGTGAAGTGGTCGGCGCAATTGATAAGGGACTTTTAGTGCTACTCGGTGTCGAACGTGAAGATGATGAAGCCAAAGCCAAACGCTTAGTTGAACGCGTGACCAGTTATCGAGTGTTTGAAGATAGCGAAGGCAAAATGAATTTGAGTGTGAAAGATGTCGGTGGCCGTGTGTTAGTGGTGTCGCAATTTACGCTGCCAGCTGACACCAAAAAAGGGACTCGTGCTGGATTTTCGCGCGGCGCTGCCCCACAAGAGGCTGAGCGGATATATGATTATTTCTCTGACCTGTGTGCCCAGATTTTGCCAACCGAGCGCGGCCGTTTTGCGGCGGATATGAAAGTGTCACTGATCAATGATGGGCCAGTGACGTTTTGGCTACAGGCTTAATTTGCCTCGTGTTACCAAATGAATAACCAAGCGTGTCTTGCGTAAGGCAAGGCACCTGTTCAGGGATTGAGTATGTTCAAACTTATTACGCCGACCACGGATAATCAGCTCAATAAGTACTTCCATTTTCGTTGGCAAATGTTGCGCGAGCCGTGGCGGATGCCGATCGGTTCTGAGCGTGATGAATACGATTCGATGAGTCACCACCGGATGATTGTCGACAGCCGTGGCTATCCGATGGCGATTGGTCGTCTCTACATTACCCCCGATTGTGAAGGGCAGATCCGCTATATGGCGGTGAAAGCCAATCGCCGCTCTAAAGGTATGGGGTCTTTGATTTTGGTCGCTTTGGAGTCCTTAGCGCGCCAAGAAGGCGCCAAGCGTTTAGTGTGTAATGCCCGTGAAGATGCGATTCCGTTTTATGCTAAAAATGGTTTTGAGCGTCGGGGGGAATTAACCGATG containing:
- the glnL gene encoding nitrogen regulation protein NR(II) → MSAELSQTIINNQVTSVLILDESLMIRYANPAAEQLFSQSAKRLMNQSLNQLVQHSSLDLQLLTQPLQSGQSITDSDVTLVIDSKPLMLEVTVSPISWHKELLLLAEMRTIGQQRRLTQELNQHAQQQAAKLLVRGLAHEIKNPLGGLRGAAQLLERMLPDPALIEYTQIIIEQADRLRGLVDRLLGPQRPGEKKWENLHLILEKVRQLVELEAGANLVFERDYDPSLPNILMDTDQIEQALLNIVSNAAQILANQTHGVITLRTRTVHQANIHGQRHKLVASIEIIDNGPGIPPELQDTLFYPMVSGREGGTGLGLSISQNLIDQHQGKIEVQSWPGRTVFTIYLPILNCC
- a CDS encoding DUF4124 domain-containing protein; translated protein: MPSSRLLWLLISLLWVPQITAQNVYTWVDEKGVLHFSDSPQSDKAKSIHLPDYEAQAPAPSFDSTQPVTTETEAKTGLSNVAASKTEPTDSTASPVPETLEPLKISLVSPKHDDTVRSNSGTIIIRSELNRKLSIGEQLQLMMDGRPYGAPTNQAVWELKNVDRGTHTFTIQAIESGKIIASSSIITVHLHRATVK
- the glnA gene encoding glutamate--ammonia ligase, which translates into the protein MSVENVLSLIQENEVKFVDLRFTDTKGKEQHISIPAHQIDADFFEDGKMFDGSSVAGWKGINESDMVMMPDPSSAVLDPFTEDATLNIRCDILEPATMQGYDRDPRSIAKRAEEYMRSTGIADTVLVGPEPEFFLFDDVKFATNMSGSFFKIDDVEAAWNTGTEYEDGNKGHRPGVKGGYFPVAPVDSSQDIRSAMCLIMEEMGLVVEAHHHEVATAGQNEIATRFNTLTTKADEIQIYKYVVHNVAHAFGKTATFMPKPLVGDNGSGMHVHQSLAKDGVNLFAGDKYGGLSEMALYYIGGVIKHARALNAITNPSTNSYKRLVPHYEAPVMLAYSARNRSASIRIPVVPSPKARRIEVRFPDPAANPYLAFAALLMAGLDGIKNKIHPGEAMDKDLYDLPAEEAAEIPKVAESLQQALQYLDADREFLTAGGVFSDDFIDSYIELKTKDVERVNVAVHPLEFELYYSV
- the typA gene encoding translational GTPase TypA, coding for MTTPQIEKLRNIAIIAHVDHGKTTLVDKLLQQSGTLESRGDVEERVMDSNDIEKERGITILAKNTAINWNDYRINIVDTPGHADFGGEVERIMSMVDSVLLIVDAVDGPMPQTRFVTQKAFAHGLKPIVVINKIDRPGARPDWVMDQVFDLFDNLGATDEQLDFQVVYASALNGWATLVEGETGENMEPLFQAIVDNVAAPQVDLDGPLQMQISQLDYSSYVGVIGVGRIKRGKVKPNQQVTVIGADGKKRNGKIGTVLGYLGLQRSETDQATAGDIVAVTGLGELKISDTICDVNALEALPPLSVDEPTVTMTFQVNTSPFAGKEGKFVTSRNILERLEKELVHNVALRVEQTEDPDKFRVSGRGELHLSILIENMRREGFELAVSRPEVILKHEDGQLMEPFETVTIDVQEEHQGGIMEKIGMRKGELKDMSPDGKGRIRMDFVMPSRGLIGFQTEFMTLTSGSGLLYHSFDHYGPHKGGVIGQRVNGVLVSNGTGKALTNALFNLQERGRMFIGHGVEVYEGMVIGIHSRDNDLTVNPLKGKQLTNVRASGTDDAQVLTPPIIMSLEQALEFIDDDELVEVTPVSIRIRKRFLTENDRKRASRDAK
- a CDS encoding AAA family ATPase, whose product is MSIVIISGGPGAGKTTLLNALTERGYATYPEIPRQLIEQESLKQDGILPWHDLPAFAELCYDAMLVQKQSAQSASIAFLDRAIPDICAYLLGAELAVPAKYWSASSGYHPQVLMCQPSAITYQQDEVRPYSLEEAVHIHHELVKTYSGLGYECIEVPMASVEHRVAFVLTTLSVAG
- a CDS encoding virulence factor BrkB family protein, encoding MKLTHSFMKQQARRGLHFSRYLLSRMNHDRVNVNAGYLAYITLLSMVPMLTVLLSILSSFALFANAGEVIQDFVITHFVPAAGEVVKTALTEFVANTGKMTAVGGAFLFVAAVMLISNIDKNLNYIWRVQQKRRAVFSFSMYWMILTLGPILVGASIAATSYITSLMILDHEALSGAYHLLLRWLPFVLSFCAFVGLYVLVPNKKVYVRHAMMGALIAAVLFELSKKGFAAYITQFPSYQLIYGALAAIPILFVWVYLCWFIVLVGAEVTAALGEREHWSDSQGMLHFAASQKNEVEEKQSDSTDPTSK
- the dtd gene encoding D-aminoacyl-tRNA deacylase, yielding MIALIQRVSEAAVRVDGEVVGAIDKGLLVLLGVEREDDEAKAKRLVERVTSYRVFEDSEGKMNLSVKDVGGRVLVVSQFTLPADTKKGTRAGFSRGAAPQEAERIYDYFSDLCAQILPTERGRFAADMKVSLINDGPVTFWLQA